The following are encoded in a window of Clostridium thermarum genomic DNA:
- a CDS encoding DHH family phosphoesterase: MSRFLEALKYPNFLTTYNPFFLKDMSKALERTVKAINDREKIVIYGACNADAICGVSLLFLLFKYLNADVEYYIQDSEADKLDTHVIRNHINFLGAKLIVTVGCGAESVSQIQLCKSMGIDVIIINNSVRYCKIDAISINPKQKECLYKFKELSFSGLSYKLAQALSMYYEMKFAKKYTDLVLIGTVASGLPVIDENEIFVKEGLKHILKTHNHGIKALLKVHNINEITMENIQKLVMDIKPTTNAIGKMDNARIAVELFTTSDGYRAEQIAKYLNKEVNNSNRDMIIY; this comes from the coding sequence ATGTCTAGGTTTTTGGAGGCTTTGAAATATCCAAACTTTTTAACTACATATAATCCTTTTTTTTTGAAGGATATGAGCAAAGCGCTTGAAAGAACAGTCAAGGCTATAAATGACAGAGAAAAAATCGTTATATATGGAGCCTGCAATGCCGATGCCATATGTGGTGTATCATTACTTTTCTTACTCTTTAAATATTTGAATGCAGATGTTGAATATTATATACAAGATAGTGAAGCAGATAAGTTAGATACCCACGTTATAAGAAATCATATCAATTTTCTAGGTGCTAAGCTCATAGTTACTGTTGGATGCGGGGCTGAATCCGTTAGTCAAATTCAACTTTGTAAGAGCATGGGTATAGATGTAATAATAATAAATAATAGTGTCAGATACTGTAAGATAGATGCCATATCTATAAATCCTAAACAAAAGGAATGTTTGTACAAATTTAAGGAACTATCCTTCTCAGGATTGTCGTATAAACTTGCCCAAGCGCTGTCCATGTATTATGAGATGAAGTTTGCCAAGAAATATACGGATTTAGTGCTGATAGGTACTGTTGCTTCAGGGCTGCCTGTAATTGATGAAAATGAAATTTTTGTAAAAGAAGGTCTGAAGCATATACTAAAGACTCATAATCATGGTATTAAGGCACTTTTAAAAGTACATAATATAAATGAGATAACAATGGAAAATATACAAAAGCTTGTAATGGATATAAAACCTACAACCAATGCCATCGGCAAGATGGATAATGCTAGGATTGCAGTGGAATTGTTTACAACTTCTGACGGCTATAGGGCAGAGCAAATTGCCAAGTACCTTAATAAAGAAGTCAATAATTCCAACCGGGACATGATTATTTATTAA
- a CDS encoding adenine phosphoribosyltransferase — MDLRSKIRIVEDFPKEGISFKDVSTLIQDGEALKFAIDKIVDELKDKNIDLIVGPEARGFIFGVPVAYALGVGFVPVRKKGKLPFETIKIEYDLEYGSDSLEIHKDAIKPGQRVAIVDDLLATGGTIQSVARLVELVGGEVVSMQFVIELSELKGREKLQKYDINSLVEYDI; from the coding sequence ATGGATTTAAGAAGCAAGATAAGAATAGTAGAAGACTTCCCAAAGGAAGGTATCAGCTTCAAAGATGTTTCTACTCTTATACAAGACGGAGAGGCTTTGAAATTTGCTATAGATAAAATTGTAGATGAGCTTAAGGATAAGAATATAGATTTAATAGTTGGACCGGAAGCAAGAGGCTTTATCTTTGGAGTTCCTGTAGCATATGCATTGGGAGTGGGTTTTGTTCCGGTTAGAAAGAAAGGTAAATTACCTTTTGAAACAATAAAAATTGAGTATGATCTAGAGTATGGCAGTGACAGCCTTGAAATACACAAGGATGCTATAAAGCCAGGACAAAGAGTGGCGATTGTGGATGATTTGTTGGCCACTGGAGGAACTATTCAAAGTGTTGCAAGACTGGTTGAGTTAGTTGGTGGTGAAGTGGTTTCTATGCAGTTTGTCATTGAACTTTCCGAGTTGAAGGGAAGAGAAAAACTACAAAAATATGATATTAACTCTCTAGTTGAATACGATATTTAA
- a CDS encoding RelA/SpoT family protein, whose amino-acid sequence MLDRLFELIDKNCVNVNKELIEKAYNFAAEAHKEQRRESGEPYVTHPAEVAAILAEMGMDTNTIAAGLLHDVIEDTNYTHEDIVREFNLEIANLVEGVTKLSKIQYKTKEEQKADNVRKMLLAMTKDIRVILIKLADRLHNMRTLKYRSAEKQRETAKETFDIYAPLAHRLGMSKIKWELEDLAFRYSNQEEYYDLVKKIAEKRAEREAYIELIISQLHENLMKATIKSEIDGRPKHFYSIYRKMMNKNKTIDQIFDLTAVRILVETVKDCYAALGIVHTMYKPIPGRFKDYIAMPKPNMYQSLHSTVIGPQGKPFEIQIRTFEMHRTAEYGIAAHWKYKEKNQENNSDDFEKRLSWLRDILEWQRETSDAEEFMEAFKIDLFSDEIFVFTPKGAVIDLPAESTPIDFAYRIHTDIGNRCVGAKVNGKMVPLDYVLKTGEIVEVMTSAVAKGPSIDWLNIAKSNQAKSKIRAWFKKAKREENISKGKELLEKEAKRQGCNFGELAKGEILDKLLKKYNFNSIDDVYAAVGIGALMASAVVTKLKEAYKSDKTAELDNTTALKNIEEQISKSSRINRKSNDYGVEVKGLTNVLVRFAKCCNPVPGDHIIGYITKGRGVSIHRKDCKNAEVLLHDTDNKIIDVNWSGAKSNGYITEIQIKAEDRSGILSDIMVLITDFKIHLHALNAKTAKGGFAVINIKLKITDIEQLKELMKKLKRVDGIMEIYRTKS is encoded by the coding sequence ATGTTAGATAGGTTGTTTGAGTTAATTGATAAGAATTGCGTTAATGTTAATAAAGAATTAATTGAAAAAGCATATAATTTCGCAGCGGAAGCTCACAAAGAACAGAGAAGAGAATCCGGAGAGCCCTACGTAACTCATCCTGCGGAAGTTGCCGCTATTCTTGCAGAAATGGGCATGGATACTAATACAATTGCTGCTGGGCTGCTCCATGATGTTATTGAGGATACCAACTACACCCACGAGGATATTGTCAGAGAATTTAACTTGGAAATTGCCAATCTGGTAGAAGGAGTAACTAAGCTAAGTAAAATTCAGTATAAGACAAAGGAAGAACAAAAGGCAGATAATGTTCGAAAGATGCTGCTTGCTATGACAAAGGATATCAGGGTTATTCTGATAAAATTGGCAGACAGGCTCCATAATATGAGAACCTTAAAATATAGATCAGCAGAAAAACAGCGTGAAACAGCTAAGGAAACTTTTGATATCTATGCTCCTCTAGCCCATAGATTGGGAATGTCCAAAATCAAGTGGGAACTTGAGGACTTGGCCTTCAGATACAGCAACCAGGAGGAATACTATGACTTGGTGAAGAAAATTGCTGAAAAACGAGCTGAGAGGGAAGCGTATATTGAGCTAATAATATCGCAGCTCCATGAAAATTTGATGAAAGCTACAATTAAATCAGAAATTGACGGAAGACCGAAACATTTCTATAGTATATATCGAAAAATGATGAATAAAAATAAGACAATAGATCAAATTTTTGATTTAACTGCCGTAAGAATATTAGTAGAAACAGTAAAGGATTGCTATGCAGCTTTAGGTATTGTTCATACTATGTATAAACCTATTCCTGGCAGATTTAAAGATTATATTGCCATGCCTAAGCCTAATATGTATCAATCCCTACATTCTACAGTGATTGGACCCCAGGGAAAGCCCTTTGAGATTCAAATACGTACCTTTGAAATGCATAGAACCGCAGAATACGGTATTGCTGCCCATTGGAAGTACAAGGAGAAAAATCAGGAAAACAATAGTGATGATTTTGAGAAAAGGCTTTCCTGGCTCAGAGATATTTTAGAATGGCAGAGAGAGACCTCTGATGCAGAGGAATTTATGGAGGCCTTTAAGATTGATCTGTTTTCCGACGAAATTTTTGTGTTTACTCCTAAAGGGGCTGTAATTGATTTGCCTGCAGAGTCAACACCCATAGATTTTGCTTACAGGATTCATACGGACATAGGCAATCGCTGTGTTGGGGCAAAGGTCAATGGAAAGATGGTGCCTCTGGATTATGTTTTAAAGACGGGAGAAATTGTAGAGGTTATGACTTCTGCGGTGGCAAAGGGACCCAGTATAGATTGGCTGAATATAGCAAAGAGCAATCAGGCAAAAAGTAAGATTAGAGCCTGGTTTAAAAAGGCTAAGAGGGAAGAAAATATCAGTAAGGGTAAGGAACTTCTGGAGAAGGAGGCGAAAAGACAGGGCTGCAACTTTGGAGAACTTGCTAAAGGTGAAATTTTAGATAAGTTGTTAAAAAAGTACAACTTTAACAGTATAGATGATGTCTATGCAGCAGTAGGCATTGGTGCACTGATGGCATCTGCTGTGGTAACTAAACTCAAAGAGGCTTATAAGAGTGATAAGACTGCAGAACTAGATAATACAACGGCTTTAAAAAACATCGAGGAGCAGATTTCCAAATCCTCTCGTATTAACAGAAAAAGCAATGACTATGGCGTTGAGGTAAAAGGGCTTACCAATGTATTGGTTAGATTCGCAAAATGCTGTAACCCAGTACCAGGCGACCACATAATCGGTTACATTACAAAGGGGAGAGGTGTGTCCATCCACAGGAAGGACTGTAAAAATGCTGAAGTTTTACTGCATGATACTGATAATAAAATCATTGATGTAAATTGGAGTGGTGCAAAATCCAATGGCTATATCACTGAAATACAGATTAAAGCGGAAGACAGAAGTGGAATCTTGTCAGATATTATGGTATTAATCACTGATTTTAAAATTCACCTGCACGCTTTAAATGCAAAGACTGCCAAAGGTGGATTTGCAGTGATCAATATTAAGCTGAAAATAACTGATATTGAACAATTAAAGGAATTGATGAAGAAGCTTAAAAGAGTGGATGGAATCATGGAAATATATAGAACAAAGAGCTAG
- the dtd gene encoding D-aminoacyl-tRNA deacylase, which produces MRAVVQRVSSSSVKVEGKVVGEIAQGLMVLLGISKEDTVDDVIYIKDKLVNLRIFEDSEEKMNLSLKDVNGELLIVSQFTLYGDCRKGRRPNFMAALSGKEAEKLYNTFVEECKKEISKVETGVFGAMMDVHLVNDGPVTLLLDSKKNF; this is translated from the coding sequence ATGAGAGCAGTCGTTCAAAGGGTAAGCAGCAGTAGTGTTAAGGTTGAAGGTAAAGTTGTAGGAGAAATAGCACAGGGCTTAATGGTGCTCTTGGGCATTTCAAAAGAAGACACTGTTGATGATGTAATCTATATAAAGGATAAATTAGTGAACTTGAGAATATTTGAAGACAGTGAGGAAAAAATGAATTTGTCCTTAAAGGACGTAAATGGAGAATTATTAATTGTGTCTCAATTTACCCTTTACGGAGATTGTAGAAAAGGCCGACGTCCTAACTTTATGGCGGCTCTTTCAGGTAAAGAAGCTGAAAAGTTATATAATACTTTTGTTGAAGAATGTAAAAAAGAGATTTCAAAAGTTGAGACAGGCGTTTTTGGAGCCATGATGGATGTGCATTTGGTAAATGATGGTCCAGTAACCTTACTGTTAGACAGTAAAAAGAATTTTTAG
- a CDS encoding MBL fold metallo-hydrolase, with product MKVLRIPAGPLATNCYILIDEETKETAVIDPGGEAEKLIATLERNEAKVKYILLTHGHFDHTGAVMDLKNKYKAPVYVTKEDYDMIHSVASELFNMEGYDGSINNFIYEATVFELGSTKIKCITTPGHTPGGVCFYFDNILISGDTLFNGSVGRTDFVGANHRILINSIKTKLMDLPEDTVVLPGHGEETTIGREKQFNPFL from the coding sequence ATGAAGGTTTTAAGAATTCCAGCGGGCCCTTTAGCTACTAATTGTTATATATTAATAGATGAAGAAACTAAAGAAACTGCGGTTATCGATCCAGGCGGTGAGGCAGAGAAGCTTATAGCAACTCTCGAGAGAAATGAGGCAAAGGTAAAGTATATATTGCTGACCCATGGTCATTTTGATCACACCGGGGCTGTTATGGATTTGAAAAACAAGTATAAGGCACCTGTTTATGTTACAAAAGAGGACTACGACATGATACATTCGGTAGCCAGCGAGCTATTTAACATGGAGGGCTATGATGGCTCTATAAATAATTTTATTTATGAAGCAACAGTATTTGAGCTTGGTTCTACAAAGATAAAGTGCATAACCACTCCTGGCCACACACCTGGTGGGGTATGCTTCTATTTTGACAATATACTTATAAGCGGAGACACCTTGTTTAATGGCAGTGTTGGTAGAACAGATTTTGTGGGAGCAAACCACAGGATTCTAATAAACAGTATTAAAACAAAGCTTATGGATTTACCTGAGGATACGGTAGTGCTCCCGGGACATGGAGAAGAAACTACCATAGGCAGGGAGAAGCAATTTAATCCATTTTTATAA
- a CDS encoding coproporphyrinogen III oxidase: MSIKLSINLEQYKYDVFQIVKLFYPFEDVNFVSENQDFEVEVQDEGVLIKGKEIQDYYARLQNNILKDHIKVAVYKFFSKLTGKLHPWGTLVGIRPTKIASSLIHKGLDLEKVLEHYQQHYLVSKEKAQLCYDVAKNQEQYLRNDIKDISIYVGMPFCPTRCAYCSFAANGIRGKEALVEAYLDALKKEIHAIAVYIKEKGLNIESIYFGGGTPTSVNNEQFADILKSIHKNFITGSEIVEFTVEAGRPDSITKEKLMAMKEYGVTRISINPQSMNDKTLTTIGRIHTVEEVINKFNMARELGFNNINMDIIVGLPGEGIEEVENTCREIFRLKPESLTVHGMSIKRASRLHEDLINDKYSNKLGMEELTKMFEVTRKTAQKLGMIPYYLYRQKNMVGNMENVGYTIKGLECIYNVKIMEENQVNIALGADAVTKVIFSEENRIERFANLKDVGEYVNRIDELIERKLALLDTVYKG, translated from the coding sequence ATGAGTATAAAACTAAGTATAAATCTTGAACAATATAAATATGATGTATTTCAGATTGTAAAACTATTTTATCCCTTTGAGGATGTGAATTTTGTAAGTGAAAACCAGGATTTTGAAGTGGAAGTTCAGGATGAAGGAGTATTAATTAAGGGCAAGGAAATACAGGATTACTATGCTCGCCTTCAAAACAATATCTTGAAAGATCATATAAAAGTTGCTGTTTATAAGTTTTTTTCAAAGCTTACCGGCAAATTACACCCCTGGGGCACTTTAGTAGGTATCAGGCCCACTAAGATAGCCTCAAGTCTTATACATAAGGGCCTTGATTTGGAAAAGGTGCTGGAACACTATCAGCAGCATTATTTGGTCAGCAAAGAAAAAGCCCAGCTCTGTTATGATGTGGCAAAAAATCAAGAGCAGTACCTGAGGAATGACATAAAAGACATAAGCATATACGTTGGCATGCCATTCTGCCCAACAAGGTGTGCCTATTGCTCCTTTGCCGCTAATGGAATAAGGGGGAAGGAAGCTCTTGTTGAGGCTTATTTGGATGCCTTAAAGAAGGAAATACATGCAATAGCTGTCTACATAAAAGAAAAGGGCCTAAATATAGAAAGTATTTATTTTGGAGGAGGAACTCCAACCTCGGTAAATAATGAACAGTTTGCTGACATTTTGAAAAGCATACATAAAAATTTTATAACCGGTTCTGAAATAGTGGAATTTACCGTTGAGGCAGGAAGGCCGGACAGCATTACTAAAGAGAAGCTTATGGCAATGAAAGAATATGGAGTGACAAGAATAAGCATAAACCCACAAAGTATGAACGACAAAACCTTAACAACTATAGGTAGAATACATACCGTAGAAGAGGTTATTAATAAGTTTAATATGGCCAGAGAACTGGGCTTTAACAATATCAACATGGATATTATAGTTGGCTTACCGGGAGAAGGTATCGAAGAAGTAGAAAATACCTGCAGAGAAATTTTTAGATTAAAGCCAGAGAGCCTTACGGTGCATGGTATGTCTATAAAGAGAGCGTCACGACTTCATGAAGACCTAATCAATGATAAATATTCAAATAAGTTGGGTATGGAAGAGCTGACAAAAATGTTTGAGGTCACAAGGAAAACAGCCCAAAAGCTTGGTATGATTCCATATTATCTATATAGGCAAAAAAATATGGTAGGCAATATGGAAAATGTGGGCTATACTATAAAGGGCTTGGAATGTATATATAATGTAAAGATTATGGAAGAGAATCAGGTTAATATTGCCCTTGGTGCAGATGCTGTAACTAAGGTAATATTTTCTGAGGAAAACAGAATAGAAAGATTTGCAAACTTAAAGGATGTGGGAGAGTATGTAAATAGAATTGATGAGCTTATAGAGAGAAAGCTTGCTCTCCTGGATACAGTTTATAAGGGCTAA
- the hisS gene encoding histidine--tRNA ligase: MIQAQKGTKDVLPQEAYKWHYVEGKLRKIAEEYGCREIRTPAFEATELFTRGVGETTDVVQKEMYTFEDKGGRSITLKPEGTAPAVRAFIESSLYSEAQPTKLYYFTPVFRYENVQKGRFREHHQFGVEVFGAPAASLDAETISLAMRAISEVGIDNLKLHINSIGCPKCRKAYNDALKGFLKDNLNNLCKTCNSRYEKNPMRILDCKEEKCKVITKTAPVILDYICDDCKEHMDKLKGYLEAMGISYEVDPYIVRGLDYYSKTVFEIINNDITVCGGGRYDYLIEQIGGPSMPAVGFGMGLERLIMTIEGAGLEIPKPDHIQLYIGSMGEKASLEAMKLTYELRKKGIKCDCDHMGRSVKAQMKYANKLGAKYSLVLGEDELDKRVARLKKMEDGSTIDINIDDYEAVSRIIKGE, encoded by the coding sequence ATGATACAAGCACAGAAGGGGACTAAGGATGTACTTCCACAAGAGGCTTATAAATGGCACTATGTAGAAGGCAAACTAAGAAAGATTGCAGAGGAGTATGGCTGTAGGGAAATCAGAACTCCGGCTTTTGAAGCTACGGAATTATTCACAAGAGGGGTAGGTGAAACTACCGACGTTGTTCAAAAAGAGATGTACACCTTTGAAGACAAGGGGGGCAGAAGCATCACACTAAAACCGGAAGGAACAGCTCCGGCAGTTAGAGCTTTCATTGAAAGCAGTCTCTACAGTGAAGCTCAGCCAACAAAACTATATTACTTTACACCAGTATTCCGTTATGAGAATGTTCAAAAGGGAAGATTCAGAGAACATCACCAGTTTGGTGTGGAGGTTTTTGGGGCGCCGGCAGCATCCTTGGATGCAGAAACTATCAGTCTAGCTATGAGAGCTATCAGCGAGGTTGGTATAGATAATTTAAAGCTGCATATTAACAGTATAGGCTGCCCCAAATGCAGAAAGGCATACAATGATGCCTTAAAGGGTTTCCTAAAGGATAATTTGAACAATCTCTGTAAAACCTGCAACAGCAGATATGAGAAAAATCCTATGAGAATTTTGGACTGTAAGGAAGAAAAGTGCAAGGTCATCACTAAGACTGCACCAGTAATCTTAGATTATATATGCGATGATTGCAAAGAACACATGGATAAACTAAAAGGCTATTTAGAAGCTATGGGAATCAGCTATGAAGTTGACCCATATATAGTAAGAGGACTGGACTATTACAGCAAGACTGTCTTTGAAATAATCAATAATGATATTACGGTATGTGGCGGCGGACGCTATGATTACCTCATTGAACAGATTGGAGGTCCTTCCATGCCTGCAGTAGGCTTTGGCATGGGCCTGGAGCGTCTTATAATGACCATAGAAGGAGCAGGCCTTGAGATTCCTAAGCCTGACCACATACAGCTTTACATCGGTTCAATGGGGGAAAAGGCTTCCTTGGAAGCGATGAAACTTACTTATGAACTAAGAAAAAAAGGCATAAAGTGCGATTGCGATCACATGGGTAGGAGTGTGAAAGCGCAGATGAAGTACGCAAACAAATTAGGTGCAAAATACTCACTGGTATTGGGTGAGGATGAACTGGACAAAAGAGTTGCCAGACTAAAGAAGATGGAAGATGGCAGCACTATTGATATAAATATTGATGACTACGAAGCTGTAAGCCGTATAATCAAAGGGGAATAA
- the aspS gene encoding aspartate--tRNA ligase — MAEALNGLKRSILCGNVTEANLNETITVMGWVQRKRNLGGLIFVDLRDRAGILQVVFGEEINKAAFEKADGVRSEYCIAVTGVLARREAPNPNMKTGEFELRGEEIKILSESETPPIYIKEDLDAAETIRMKYRYLDLRRPDMQNIFMVRHKCAKVIRDYLDENGFLEVETPMLTKSTPEGARDYLVPSRNYPGMFYALPQSPQLFKQLLMVSGFDRYFQIVKCFRDEDLRANRQPEFTQVDLEMSFVEAEDVMTLNEGLIKRVFKELLNYDVPTPIRRMPYKEAMEKYGSDKPDLRFGYEIVDLTEIVKEVEFTVFKDALAKNGSVRAIKIDNGATMGRKDIDRFGEFVKTYKAKGLAWIAYKEDGIKSPISKFLGDDKTMEVINAMNAKVGDLIFIVADVNKVVLSALGALRLEVAKKLEILKDNKEFNFVWITEFPLVSYDEEENRYVAEHHPFTMPMDEDIPLLDTDPSKVRAKAYDIVLNGEELGGGSIRIHDTKLQEKMFKVLGFTQESAWERFGFLLEAFKFGPPPHGGLAFGFDRMVMFLTNRDNIKDVIAFPKNQNAFDPMTEAPNVVDEKQLKELSIGIQTDK; from the coding sequence ATGGCAGAAGCATTAAATGGACTAAAAAGATCTATACTTTGCGGGAATGTAACTGAAGCAAATTTAAATGAAACCATTACCGTTATGGGATGGGTTCAAAGAAAGAGAAATCTGGGCGGACTGATATTTGTGGATTTAAGAGACAGAGCAGGAATACTTCAAGTAGTATTTGGAGAAGAAATCAACAAGGCTGCCTTTGAAAAGGCCGACGGCGTTAGATCCGAGTATTGTATAGCCGTAACTGGAGTATTGGCAAGAAGAGAAGCACCAAACCCCAATATGAAAACAGGTGAATTTGAGTTAAGAGGAGAAGAAATAAAGATACTATCAGAATCAGAAACTCCTCCAATCTACATAAAAGAAGATCTAGATGCTGCAGAAACCATAAGAATGAAATATAGGTACTTGGATCTTAGAAGACCGGATATGCAGAACATATTCATGGTTAGACATAAGTGCGCCAAGGTTATCAGAGATTATCTTGATGAAAATGGATTCTTGGAAGTAGAAACTCCAATGCTTACAAAGAGTACGCCTGAGGGAGCCAGAGACTATCTGGTTCCAAGCAGAAACTACCCTGGCATGTTCTATGCGCTGCCACAATCACCACAGCTCTTTAAGCAGCTATTAATGGTGTCTGGCTTTGATAGATACTTCCAGATAGTAAAGTGCTTCAGAGATGAGGACTTAAGAGCTAACAGGCAGCCTGAATTCACTCAGGTGGACTTGGAAATGTCCTTTGTAGAGGCTGAAGATGTAATGACTTTAAATGAAGGTTTGATAAAGAGAGTATTTAAGGAATTATTGAATTATGACGTTCCAACCCCAATAAGAAGAATGCCCTACAAAGAAGCCATGGAAAAGTACGGTTCTGACAAACCTGATTTAAGATTTGGTTATGAGATTGTGGACTTGACTGAAATAGTAAAGGAGGTTGAGTTTACAGTGTTCAAGGATGCTCTTGCTAAAAATGGTTCCGTAAGAGCTATTAAAATTGACAACGGTGCTACCATGGGAAGAAAGGACATCGACAGATTTGGCGAATTTGTTAAGACCTACAAGGCTAAAGGCTTAGCTTGGATAGCTTATAAGGAAGATGGTATAAAGTCTCCAATCAGCAAATTCCTTGGAGATGACAAGACAATGGAAGTAATAAATGCTATGAATGCAAAAGTAGGAGACCTAATATTCATAGTAGCAGATGTGAATAAAGTGGTATTAAGTGCTCTTGGTGCTTTAAGATTAGAGGTAGCCAAGAAGCTTGAAATACTTAAGGACAACAAAGAATTCAACTTTGTTTGGATAACAGAATTCCCATTGGTATCCTATGATGAAGAAGAAAACAGATATGTAGCAGAACACCACCCCTTCACTATGCCAATGGATGAAGATATACCTCTTCTGGACACTGACCCATCAAAGGTTAGAGCAAAGGCATATGATATAGTGCTTAACGGTGAAGAACTGGGCGGAGGAAGTATAAGAATACACGACACTAAGCTTCAGGAAAAGATGTTCAAGGTTCTGGGCTTTACCCAGGAAAGTGCATGGGAAAGATTTGGATTCTTATTAGAAGCCTTCAAGTTTGGACCACCACCACACGGGGGGTTAGCTTTCGGTTTTGACAGAATGGTAATGTTCTTAACCAACAGAGATAACATTAAGGATGTTATTGCCTTCCCTAAGAATCAAAATGCTTTCGACCCAATGACAGAAGCTCCAAACGTAGTAGATGAAAAGCAGCTTAAGGAGCTTAGCATTGGAATACAAACTGATAAATAA
- the plsY gene encoding glycerol-3-phosphate 1-O-acyltransferase PlsY codes for MILIITILISFLCGSIPSGYIITKKMCGIDIRTVGSGNIGSTNVKRVAGSKASIITQIIDVAKGVTPVVVSIYLYDKLALQVDKDTFLSMIAISAILGHNYTPFLKFKGGKGVNTTLGAFFFIAPIPTAAGIAIHFLLKVITSIVSIRSIATGIMLPLMCYILQFPMAITNGALIACVLMIIRHKDNIVRLINNQEI; via the coding sequence ATGATACTTATTATTACTATCTTAATTTCATTTTTATGTGGTTCTATACCTTCTGGGTACATAATAACAAAAAAAATGTGTGGTATAGACATAAGGACAGTGGGCAGCGGTAATATAGGTTCAACAAATGTAAAGCGAGTTGCAGGTTCAAAAGCCTCAATCATCACTCAGATAATAGATGTAGCAAAGGGTGTTACTCCGGTGGTTGTAAGTATTTATCTGTATGATAAATTAGCTTTACAGGTGGATAAAGATACCTTTTTATCCATGATAGCAATTTCAGCTATTTTAGGACATAATTATACACCTTTCCTCAAATTTAAGGGAGGGAAAGGCGTGAACACAACCCTTGGAGCCTTTTTCTTTATAGCCCCAATACCAACTGCTGCTGGAATAGCTATACACTTTTTATTAAAGGTTATTACTAGTATAGTATCCATAAGATCTATTGCAACGGGCATCATGTTGCCGCTTATGTGTTATATTCTACAGTTCCCTATGGCAATTACCAACGGTGCCCTAATAGCTTGTGTTTTAATGATTATTAGACACAAGGATAACATAGTAAGACTTATAAATAATCAAGAAATATAA
- a CDS encoding threonine/serine exporter family protein, with translation MVLQTLYAIMASLGFAIIFNIKGKNIIYASLGGGLGWLIYIFCQEFNFSTTASMFMASLAIGTYSEIMARVIKAPVTVFVVCALIPLVPGGGMYYTMLESITGNVDTALKLGIDTLSNAGALAVGVLLTSSISRLMGSSGSK, from the coding sequence ATGGTTCTTCAGACCCTATATGCAATAATGGCTAGCCTTGGTTTTGCTATAATTTTTAATATTAAAGGAAAAAACATAATTTATGCTTCTTTGGGAGGAGGCCTAGGTTGGCTTATCTATATTTTTTGTCAGGAATTTAATTTTAGCACCACTGCCTCTATGTTTATGGCATCCCTGGCCATCGGCACCTATAGTGAAATAATGGCAAGGGTAATAAAAGCGCCTGTGACCGTATTTGTGGTTTGCGCTCTAATTCCTCTGGTTCCCGGAGGCGGGATGTACTACACAATGTTGGAGTCCATTACCGGTAATGTTGATACTGCCTTAAAGCTTGGAATTGATACCTTAAGCAATGCAGGTGCCTTAGCAGTTGGGGTTTTGCTTACTTCTTCAATTTCAAGGCTTATGGGTAGTAGTGGATCAAAATAA